The genomic interval AAACAAAGTTGGGTATTCAGTAGAAATCTGAAAAGATAAGGAAAGGGCCATCTCATGCGTTTGAGGTGGCCCTTTTTCTTTTTTAAACTTTGTTATAAAATAATACTTTTCTAGGCGTTAATAAATACTTAATTTTGCATTTCAATTGATGCTATGAGTGACTCAATCAAACACGAGTGCGGTATCGCACTAATCCGCCTTCTAAAACCATTATCATATTACCAAGAAAAATACGGAACGTCTCTTTACGGTCTGAATAAGCTTTATCTTTTAATGGAGAAGCAGCACAATAGAGGTCAAGACGGAGCGGGGATTGCGACGATTAAACTGGATGTCAAACCTGGTTATAGATACATCAGTAGGTATAGGGCACTGGGGAAGAATGCAATTTCTGAAATATTTGAGCATGTGCAATCGAAGTTTGGAGCCATACAAAAAACGAATCCGGAGAATTTTTTGGATGCGAAATGGTTAAAAGAAAACATGAGTTTTACCGGTGAGGTCTTGATGGGGCATTTGCGGTATTCAACTCAGAGCAATAATAGCCTGGAAAATTGCCACCCCTTTTTGCGTCAGAACAATTGGAAAACCAGAAATCTCGTTATTGCCGGTAATTTTAATATGACCAATGTCGATGAATTGTTGGAGCAATTGTTTGAACTGGGGCAACACCCGAAAGAGCAGGTGGACACGGTGACTGTATTAGAGAAAATAGGTCATTTTTTGGATACAGAGAATAATGTTTTATTCGATCAATTTAAAAAGCAGGGTTATTCAAATGTTGAGATCAGTGAATTGATAGCACAAAACCTCGATGTTGCTAATATCTTGAGACGATCTGCTAAAACATGGGATGGCGGCTATGCTATCAATGGAATCTTTGGTCATGGTGATGCATTTGTCATGCGAGACCCAGCTGGTATCAGACCTGCATTTTATTATCAGGATGATGAAGTTGTTGTGGTTACTTCTGAAAGACCAGCAATCCAGACTGCATTTAATGTGCCGATTGAGGAAATTAGAGAGATCGACCCAGGGCATGCTTTAATTATAAAACGAAATGGGCAGGTGAGCTTAGAACAGTTTATTGCTCCCCTTGAGAAAAAAGCATGTTCTTTCGAACGGATATATTTTTCAAGAGGAAGTGACGCGAGTATATACAAAGAACGGAAAATGTTAGGTCAATTGTTATGTGATTCTGTTCTTAAGTCAATTGATTATAATATTAAGAAGACCGTTTTTGCGTTTATTCCCAATACGGCTGAAA from Pedobacter indicus carries:
- a CDS encoding amidophosphoribosyltransferase, which translates into the protein MSDSIKHECGIALIRLLKPLSYYQEKYGTSLYGLNKLYLLMEKQHNRGQDGAGIATIKLDVKPGYRYISRYRALGKNAISEIFEHVQSKFGAIQKTNPENFLDAKWLKENMSFTGEVLMGHLRYSTQSNNSLENCHPFLRQNNWKTRNLVIAGNFNMTNVDELLEQLFELGQHPKEQVDTVTVLEKIGHFLDTENNVLFDQFKKQGYSNVEISELIAQNLDVANILRRSAKTWDGGYAINGIFGHGDAFVMRDPAGIRPAFYYQDDEVVVVTSERPAIQTAFNVPIEEIREIDPGHALIIKRNGQVSLEQFIAPLEKKACSFERIYFSRGSDASIYKERKMLGQLLCDSVLKSIDYNIKKTVFAFIPNTAEIAYFGLHEGINKYVKELQGRKLLRRADKISDEEMSEMLNISPRFEKLVIKDAKLRTFITQDADRQDMVAHVYDTTYEVVKPNEDTIVAIDDSIVRGTTLKQSILKILDRLSPKKIIIVSSAPQIRYPDCYGIDMSKMGEFVAFEAAISLLRQRGMANIIEEVYHKCILSLNQEKEKVVNHVKEIYDPFTYDEISEEIARIITPHDINAKVEVIYQTLDNLHLACPDHKGDWYFSGEYPTPGGNKVVNRAFMNWVEGKKTRAYFSA